In Thermothelomyces thermophilus ATCC 42464 chromosome 5, complete sequence, the sequence CGAGGACCTGACTCTGCCTTTGCCTTCTGCGACATTCGTCAGCCCAGCCAGATTCTATCGCGTGCGTCATTGGCGGTACTGGCTCCAGATATCTGCGCAGGGAAGAATGCGCAAAGGGCGTTCTGGTGTGGAAACCAGGAGGAGATGGCAGTTCCAAGGCAGGAGGAATCAGAAACACACCATTTCACCAGTGCGCTTGACTGTGGGTGCCATGGGATGGCCCTCGAAATGAAATTTGGTAGCTGATCTGCCGTTGACGATTTTGATTGATTGGGCTGAAAATTGATGATTGAAAGGGAAAATGGAGGAAGGAAGGGGTGGCGTAAGAAGATGGGAATTGGAAGATGATGCGGAGATTGAAAACTGGGCGAGAAAGGAAAATgaaaaaggaaggaagaaggAATAAGAGAGGCTAAGAAAGGTGGATGGAGGAGTGTCGAAGGATGGAGGGGAAGAGATGGAGACCTGCCTTTGTTCttcctctttctttctttctcattttccttttttttttctttcttttctctttttctctttttccggCCTCCTGCTAGTTTTATTGGCTGAGGCCGTTCCCCACTGCGGCCTCTCAACCCTGTGATTGGACAAGATCAATCAGTGTAGCGTGACTTTTTGGTTAGGATGCCTGTGCGAGGCAAGCGATCCATGTGCCAAACTTTGATGAGATGTCTATTCGTGCTTTGTGAGCTGGGCTACTTCAGCTACGCCAGTTACGCAAGCAGACTGGAACAAGAAAGAGATGGTCCCGAGACAAGATTTCGAGAAACATCTTTGTCCTAACTACATCCATTCCTAGGCGATTGCCAGTAATTATCAACGCCAAGTGGCCGACTAGGGTATCCGCTGCCACTCTTTGACACTTTGAGAGGACCATGATCAATGAATTAGCCCGTTCCCTGATATATACGCGTATTGACGGCGTAGCTAATTCGGTCGGGCACGTGCTTGTAACTCCTAGCCGGGAACGCATCAAACCACACATTGAATTCCCTAGGTGCACACCGGAAACCGGCCTTGGGATATAGAAGCAATATTAGGTGGTCTATATGTAATTATGTACGCACTGTGTAAACATGTTTCTTACAATGCATATTGCATTAAGCGACGGAAAGTCTAATTACAAGAAGAAGCTAATGTTAGtattaattatagtacttttTTTATTATAGGCACTTTGACCCAAAAGAGAAGAGAGCTAGAAAGTGCCCAAGTAAAACTGAAAAGTTAATAATCTCTAAAACTCAGTGAACGAGGACCGAAAGCACTACCACTTCAGGTATGTACTCTGTATGCACAGCAAGAAACTCTCCTGTTAGTACGAGCGCCAAACCGTGAACCGGATAAATATAATGCTATATCGATTTCAAGGCACCCCTCCCTATGAATCCTTCAAGTTTATCCGACGGCTAGTCGGAATCTTTGGATGCAACTTTGATCTCAATACGCTGAAAATCAACAAAATGACATGTGTTATGTCTCCCACGCCGAAACAGCGCCAGGTGAAGTACCTATATACGTAGTACTGAACGCAGCAACTAATTACTTGTGTCACGAGCTTCTCCAGTCACGCTTCCAAAACAAACGAACCTCGGGGTTGCTTTCAGCAAGTCCGTGGAGCACGCTTGGGCCGTGTTTcctttcctctttttttttcccttcttttcccttttttttctcttcgtCATGGCAAGACCGAAGAACTTACTTCCGTGGCGCGATTACCCAAAGTCTCGGCTCTTCCCGTTCCTTGGGACCCTTCTTCTCTCCGCCAGCCTACAGGCAACGGTAGCCTTGAGCTCCTCGGCTGTGATGAACCACACTAGAGACTGGGACAGTCTGTTTGCGGGACGGACACGGAAGTTGGTCGCTGGTTACACAGCCACAACATGAAAACTGCCCGCTCGCGAGTGACTGGTCGCCTTGGTCATATCAACCCTTCTGTCTCAAGCCCGCCACAGAGGAGGACGAACCAGCGCCGGCAGACTGCGTCTTCACGCTCACCGCGTTCCGAGGCAACCAGGGGATCAGCTTGATCACCACGCCCAATCTTGCGGCCAGCATTGCCACCAACCTCGATGACTCGCGGGTACCACCTGGGCTCAGATATCAGCTGGCGGACGTGGGGCGTGGAAGAGGGCAAACTGCAGCATATGAAATTAGAGACCTCCCGGGACGGGGAAAGGGAATGGTCGCGAAGCGCAAATTTGCAGAGCACGAGACGATCATGGTCGGCTATCCAGTACTCGTCGTCAGGCTGGATTTTCTGAACGGTGATGGCCTCACCGACCGAGGGAAGCGAGTCATGATGGAAACAAGCGTGAAGCAGCTTCCACCAAAGCAGAGCTGGGCGCTAAAGTCGCTCGCACGGAGTACTGGTGGCGAGCCCATCCTCGATATCATCCGCACCAATGGGTTCGGGATCGAGATTGATGGGGTTCAACACTTGGCAGTGTTCTTGGATGGTTCGGTGAGTTCGCCTCTGCCTGACTTTCCAGACCAGGGCCGTCATCTCCCAGAGCCCCTTGATCGGGGAGCGAtcatgttttttttttttttcgcccGCTAACGCAAGACGGTCATCATCTTGAAGAGAGTCAACCATAACTGCCGGCCAAAGTGAGtgactattattattaattaacTAGTATTACCATTCACTCCTCTTTATTGCGAAGATGATGGCACTCGAGGACCTAATTCGCAAACTGACGCGAGATGACCACAGTTCCTTTTGGCGATACAGCGGTAGCAGCATAGCCATGGAAGTCGTTGCGCTACGCGATGTTCGGCCTGGCGAGGAAATCGCACACAGCTGTAAGTGAGATAATTACAATAATTATTACAATGTCCGTACGGCGCAGCGACACGGCATCTCACCAGTGGCAGACGCGCCGCTCGGCTACACATACGAGGAGCGCAAGGCGGTATTACGGGCCTGGGGGTTCCAGTGCCGGTGCGCGCTATGCTCGGCATCGCACGAAGAGCGAAGTCTCTCGGACTGGCGGCGCGAACGCCTGCTGGAGATCCACAGCACTCTAAACCATGCCGAGGAACTCGGCAGCCAGCGGGTCCGCGATCTCGTGGCCGAGGCTGTGAGCTTGATAGAGAAGGAAGAGCTGAAACCGCAGCTCGTCGAGTATTATCAGCAGTTTGCCAAAGCGTACATGGCGCTCGATGACCTTGAGAGGGCCCGGGAGTTTGTCGCCGAGACCGACAAGATGTGGCGTCTGTATGGAGGGCAGGAGCATGAAAACATCGAGGGCGTGCGCGCCTTATGGAGAGCTTTGGAGGAGGCCGAGCGGGAagccgaggaagaagaataagaAGCAGGTCGAGTCTGGAACACGCACGCGAGGAAGCTATCGCGTGTTTCGGTCAAGGTCAAGCTTTGTCAACCTCACGTCGAGGTCCAGGGAGGTCCTTTGAAAACGAGCACCGGCGACGTCTTCTTCATTCCGAGAGTTGGTTATGGCGACGGGTGTTTGCCCTTCTCAGTTCAAAACTTGTATAACCGCCCATGCATGTTGACTTCTTATAATACCTAGAGATCAGATTGATGTGTTAAGTAATTATATCGAAGTGTGACAACCTCGAGACACTGCTACCACGCAGAGCCCTGGCTGCGGTGACACATTGTGCCATTGATCGAGTAGAAGGAGAGGTCGCTGAGAGCTCTCACTACTTGA encodes:
- a CDS encoding uncharacterized protein (Contains conserved domain SET[pfam00856], SET domains are protein lysine methyltransferase enzyme); the encoded protein is TVCLRDGHGSWSLVTQPQHENCPLASDWSPWSYQPFCLKPATEEDEPAPADCVFTLTAFRGNQGISLITTPNLAASIATNLDDSRVPPGLRYQLADVGRGRGQTAAYEIRDLPGRGKGMVAKRKFAEHETIMVGYPVLVVRLDFLNGDGLTDRGKRVMMETSVKQLPPKQSWALKSLARSTGGEPILDIIRTNGFGIEIDGVQHLAVFLDGSRVNHNCRPNSFWRYSGSSIAMEVVALRDVRPGEEIAHSCK